CACTGGTAGCTCGACGTTCCATTCTCATCATCCGCATGCCTTGTGAATCAGCCAAAACCAATCAACGGTTTAAAACGGGGTAAAGCTCACAATTTTGAATTGCGATTTATTTACTTATTGGCAAAATAGTAGTGTATGAAATAATCAGTGTCTTAAGCCATTTTGTTCCCTACTGCTAGCTGTAAAGAGTTGAGTTGTGTGGCCAAACGGTCGATGGCTTGGAATCTAGCCATGTCTTGGGCATTGCGATCTAGCTCTAACAATTGATTCACTTGGTCTATCCTTCCTTCAATTgtgctaaaaaaaataaaatgatacaaATTACTTATATTTTGAAAgtagaatatttatttacaacaaaattTTTCTGCGtgtaatgttgttattatactgtTTTCCTAGAGGGCTCAGTACAATTaaaatacagaaacaaaatacaaaagtataACGCCAGTGTCCATCCTGAGTTCACTGAGAGCATACTCCTGCTGACGCAGAAGAACTCTACatctatcactaccatatgtgagcatatcactaccatatttgggcatatcactaccatatttgagcatattactaccatatttgggcatatcactaccgtatttgggcgtattactaccatatttgggcatgcaAATAGAAAACATACTTGTCTAAAATACACTGGACTAGTAAACTTTCAACCTCTGCAACATCTACATTTAGCTCCTGGATCAAGAGGAAAAACAAAtagtttgtaataaaataaaaacatttataatataaatcatATATCACACTGAGAAAAACAATCTTGTTCATGAGGCCGTATAACACGGTAACACatagtattaattatttattaatagtagaaattaaaatcaatatattaaacaataaaatattacataGAAAGTTACTCACCCTTGAAATAAAAGGAATATGTATGCGTGTGTATGGTTTTATCAACTGCATTAATACTTGTGTTCGAATATTTCGAAGTAAATCTGAAAGaaaatgtacaataaaaatataatactatactCTCAGATAGAAGAACAGAGACAACTACTTTGTGTCTTCTGAATAAGCCTTTACAAAAAGAGGGATTTTATCTTTGATTGTATGATACCAACAAGGTCAAAGGTGAATAAAAACAGCCTTACCTTCAATATGTTCTCTGATGAATGGGTCATCCATTATAGTTTGTCGATTTGTTTTTAGTATTTTCTCAAATTCACTGATGTCGTTATTTTGGTACGAACTGACTAGGTTCGTCATTGCAAGTATTTCTGGGTCGTTTTTGTAAGGTTTTGCCTATCGGATAACAGAACAAAGGGTTAAATCAGGTTCAAAATGCAAATATAAATACAGCAATCTAATTAATGGAGGCATTCCattaatcataatttaatgGAGTGCAACTCTACTGTATAGAGGGCAGACATATGGATTTAGTCTGGTGGCTGGACTAACCTGGTTCTGGGCAGTGTATTTACACTGTATGATTTGTGTGGAATGAGTGCAACATGACCGGAATACAAGCTCAGTGTGAACCAGTGGGTACATTTCTAGTGTCctaatatttatgtattatagaaacttgcactgatgaagggctagtgttgcccaaaatCTCTTCTAATTTTTCTGgctttgatttagctttttgctttttttcattgagatccagccactgatacccacatcattgccattattttcagtaatttgcctttggatttatcaTAGTAAAAAGTTATAAACCTACTTCCTGAGATTCAAATGGATTTATATCCGATTTCATCAACATATTTGCTAGTACAAGATACTTTAGACACGTGGTTCGTCGAGGACTTCCAGATTCATCGTAATTTTTAAAAGCTTCAAAGAAATCTGTGTGCGCCCTCTCGTATTCACATTCTCGTAAGTGCATTTTACCACCACATTCTGAAAGTAAACGAAGAAGATTTATTTTGGCATATTACCAAGAAAAGCAGCAAATTTATTTGATGTCTTTAGGCatatgtggccaaggattaccaatagtaaattaatcactgtcctatcagacaggtggtaatccccctgatacaggggctattttgtgaaccagttcaccagggtaaccccctacttgtcttgaatgatgaactgggttctttaaagtgcacataggttataactgtgtacactggaccaatgatttatagtccttatccgagaagacctgttccaccaccagaactaggaacAATGCCGATATTTTTAGCTCTTTTAGATACAGTAAACGGTGACCCTGCTTTTACCACTTAGCCATTTGACTAGCTGAATGTCTCTCTTAACTTTGTTCTATTCACGCAAGTTAGTCTGAGTTACGTGCTGTTTACTTTGATATAACTCTTATGTACTCtgaatgtaatgtaaacaagCCCTTCCCATTGTGGTACATCAGATGTTTAGATACTGGGATAATATAACACACAGAATATCTTACCTCTTATAACCCCCATGATGAGGGGATGTGGAATAGCGGACTTTATCTGCAATGACTGCTCATACAATGCTTTTAGTTTCTTGTTATTCTTCTGTGCTGTATACATTTGGATCTCTAGGGCGTAGATTTCTAACAATTGCGTACCTTTCTTTAAGTCGTCTGAACCATCGTCTGTCTGTAggcaaaatataatatttaagcACATATTCAAAACCTAAATTGTTTTCTATGCTTTCTATTCCACATGTTAACCACAAAGTGTAGGTTCAATTATTTATGACCCTGCATCGTTTCTCAATTCCCTAATTTATtcgtttatatttaaaaaagacaACATCCAATGGTGttacgaaaagaaatgatgtTAAGTGGGTTTGGTCACTTGAGGCACTCTGGTAACGGACTATACCATTACTCAGACGGGGGTgtgatattttaatgtatattataataataataatatagatttatatagcacacatgccactcaagagtgctcaaggcacgtatatattaatgttcttcttttcaTAATGTATTCCTCTCTTCGCAGAGAGTGgctaatgttggtttatccaggtaagctatgCACGAAATAGACAGAAATACTTACCTTACATGACTGATGTAATTGTTTGAGAATCTTTGATAATTTGGTGAATTCCTCTCTATCAtaatacaatttaccaagctGGAGtggataataaaaaacaatatttaagaaataaaatgatttatgaGTTGATTGGGGAGaatattttaagaaaataatcCTGTTACATtcaatgaataaattatttgttttataacacatcGACTGTTCtatagtaataatttatttcaattaatccAGAGCACTTCCATATTGAATCAATGCCAGGTAGGAAACTAGGCCATTCGAAAAAAGCAGTTACTGCTGAGTAAAACAGTTGTAGATGGCAAACAAAATGCACACAGTCACCTGCCTTTTATTgcacaaaatgtttacacaaAGCAGAGCATGCAATAGAACCATTAAATATAATCTTTACCATGCAATAGAGCTAGTACTAAAGAGCACATGATacaaattaaccaatcaaatggcaaagATACAATACTCTGATTTATGCACATAAGCCATACCTTTGTGTTTGTTTTGAACCATAACCTGTCGTTTTTTGCGTCGCGTAGTGCCCCTAGTGTCGTTTCATAAAATTCTTGTAACAATTCCATGTTTTTTGACGTTGAGATATAGTCGAGAATACTATTAATAGATTTTTCTGAATAATTCCTTGTAACTGCACtctataattaaaaacacaaaaattaGCATATAATTGAATTGAACCATCTTTAAATAGTaagaatacaattttgtttagttaaaaaaagacataaaaacaggaacaaaattgtaaatattataatacctTAGCTGTGATACAAAATCATTTGTTACTACTCATTACCTTTCAGAAAGGAAAAAATGATTTCTATTTTAACAAggaaaaactaataataaaactagataacaaatatttaccttaatatatttcaacagttgttTATATCTGCCCATCATTTCTTCATAATTTCCCtttaaaaagataaacaaacagattttttttaaatttcattccAACAACAGGATGGTGTTTAAACTGtatcatataatataaaataactcCCTTGAGTAGAAACAGCTAAGGTCACATGACACATGATGGGCCTTGTAACCATATTTGGTAATTAAATCTTATTCTGGAATTGTATGTTATTTATTAGCTGTTATGATCAAAATGCATACCAGTTTAAAGTTGATTTTTATCATCTGTTTTAGTGCTTTGAAACCCCAGTCTCCTTTTTCTTCTTCAAGATCTAGAACCTGTAACACAAACAAAATTCAGGTTCAGGTAAGCTAGAATAGGCAATTACAAGTGTACCCTTCAACAGTGAGCGAGTGGCCCAGTGGTTAAAACAGTGAAACCGTAATTAAATAGTCATAACATCGGCAAAGGTTTGAGGCttactcgctccatggttctggtggtagaataagtcttctcggataaggactataaaccgtaggtccagtgtacacatctggctcatgtgcactttaaagaacttagcaatgaatgttggaatggcgctatataaatcgaacgattgattgattgatagtacatctttcgagttTCCACACAGTCTGATTTATAACACTATTTCTATTTGGTACTATAATATCTGCAACGTTAAAACAAATGATAGAATTGCTTGGAACCGTACAGTAAGTCATACATTTCAAATTAGAATTTAAATTGACAAAACGTACCTTTTGAAAACTGTCCAATGCCACCCTAGGATCATCTTCTTTTAGAGCTTTTGAATTGTAATATTGATTTTCTAGGTCAACATCTGGTTCTGAATTACTTTCCTCTGAATATTCCTGAAGACAGACATGAACATACTCAATTTAAGAAATGTACATACCGTActcaatataaaaaatgaatataactcaaTTATAAGAAATGAACATACTCAATAtaagaaatgaatataataatagtaacctTTGTAAAAGTAACGCTGTGAATACAGTGCATACATATTACACTACACATTTTAGATTGAGTGCAAAGTTTTATGTCAGTTTGGAGTGAAGAAAATTggttaattttaaaaggaaatgtaataataaaaaatcaagTTCTTTAAAACTGtgtaataatatatagttaGTAGTTAAGTTATGCTACAATCCAATAAAACTGTAAcattttgattaaaaattatcataaaaGGGAGTGCACTTTAGTTAGGCCTCACTATCACACTGGCCTCTCCCATTATCGCCGATTAGGACCAACATTCGCCGGTATACGCCCGTGGTGTCCGGTTATAGCGACTGGCCTAGACTGGAGACAGAATATGCACGGTATATATTTATCTGTtaacacatttataaattaagaTGGTCTAACTTAAAGAACTGATTTGAATGAAGGATTTAttctaaatcaaaataatagataTAAATGATGTCATACCAAATCATAATCAACTTCTTCGCACATGAAATCATCATCCATGTCCGACATTTTGCTTACAAAACGCCCTCAACAATATGTACTTTACTAATAGTCTTTGTAGTCCAGACGTGCGCGTTTCAGGATGTTTTGTTGACATTTTGCAATATACAACATATTCATTTTAACTTAATTTACATCtattatcttatttaaaaacgtattatttactttacataaatttaaatcacattttttatattatttcttattataatgtgtaataaaaataaatatattctataatttattcaaataaaaatgtaaactttTATATAGTTATTGTAGTTGCTAAGGTAGCACATGGTAGCGCGTCCATAGCAGCAGCAAGTGTTTTGGTAAGTTGTTACATAACAACGCTGATCCTTTAAAAGGTGAGCACGTTTAGGTCACGTCAGTGTCTCATTAATTAATCGCTGAAGTAGAAACAATTtaggatttttattttattattagtctaTAATTTTACGTCATGagtgaagaaaaagaaaagcaaAGTCCGGTTATCGCTGCCAGGGAAAGAGGTGAGTTAAAAGTGTTTGAATTATTTCAGATGCAGGCTGCACTTCACCAGTCAGTGCTGTTGGTTTAGAGGAGGGAGGGAGGCTAATTCTTATCCAGGTCAATCTATGCAAACcaagcctacctaggcctaggcctattagtagTAGGCGTGTCTATTCTACTGCTACTACGTCTATGtattagcctagctaggcctatagagtagtttattatgtttaccatactattattaattattagtattactaaattaggcctacaataatataaataatatatgagaGTGATTTATTCTAATTTACATAATAGAATAGGCTTTACTTCCTGTAGAATActagaggcctaggctaggctagctagtatACTTTCGAGATAGGGTAGTACTATACTAATATTTACACACAGGCTCGTAGACCTAAGTATTTACCTTACCTTTACCTAAGTATTATCTTAATCTTATCATTTGACATTATCaatatatttaggcctaaattaacgtttgttttttattttgtaggtcCAGGACCAGGCAGGTACGCACTGCCGAGTACGTGTGGATATACTAAACATGACTGTACAAAGCATATGAAACCCTCATATTCTTTTGGTAAACGACTAAATAATGCAAGTAagttatactaggcctactgtttcttattattctttgttttaatattaaaacatggACAGCCGTACTTGAGAATATTATCTTTTCTTAATATCTGTTTTTTAACTCGAAAATTACTTGtctatacattttgtatgtGTACATacgttgtaggcctactcaataTGTATACTAACTGTCAGTTTAgtatatacaaaataacatcaattattttgtaattttattgacAGTGTTTAAAGAAGACAGTAGTCCAGGGCCAGGTTATTCCATAAACCCATCAGTTACCAGGCACGGTAAAGACGGTACCCCTTCTTACTCGATTTTAGGCAGACAGCGAGATCCAAGTAAGTTTTTATCTTATCGTTTTTCTACTGTATATAAGTAATTTTATATGTAGGAAAAGAGGGGTTTAGGTAATACGAAAATGGTACAAAATACATGCAAgacaaaaatatataggcctatatatttctGTCTTTGAATAAATCTTTCAAATTATATGtacagataaataaatattggaaCATATCTTCCTTTATAATATactatttgtataaattacaaaatattaatttatgagtatgtgtattattttatgatttttgcAATTACGAATTTACACAGTTTTATGtttgacatttaaaaatgtaaaaactacAGTAAATGTCAAAATCCGTTTATAACAACTGTACACTGCATGTTGTAAAAACGGAAGATATTCTCACAAAAGACACCATTTTTacaacatttattatcattatttctaCAGATACGTTTATTACACCGTCACCATACGCATATAGTCCTCAAAAATGTCATCCACAAGGAGAGAAATATGCACCCGTCTTCTCAATGGCAGCTCGTACTAGATACCGAAAACGGGACCAATGCCCTGCCGCAAATAACTACAGCTTGCCGCCATTACACGGCAGCAAGGTACCTAACAAGCAGTCAAGTTCAAGTTATTCAATGACAGGACGATCTAAAGTCGGTGGATACCTCGAGGATCTTGCCAAAACGCCAGGACCTGGACGATACAACGCCATTAACCCGAATAGCGTACACGTGAAGAAACCTAGCTATTCCATGCTTGGTCGGCACGACTCGGTCGGAGACGGCACACAGAAACCAGGACCGGGTGCTCATAGTCCGGAGAAGGTTAGCGGAACTAGACGAAAATATCCCAGTTATTCACTCGGCATCAGGCATTCGGAGTTCGTCTGTCCGTTGATCATTGACGTCACCGATTAAACTTTTGATCTTTAAGAATCATGCGACTTGGaacaattttacaaaatttcTTTACAGATTATATTAAACACTGGATGTATAATTGTCAATATCATCACAATATGAAGTATAAATAATAGCGAATGGATTGAAATTGCCTTGTTTTGTTGATTAAAATTATAAAGGATAAACAGTATTTTCGGGATTATAGAGGATAAAGAAACATCTTTTCCtgatttttttgtcatttttgtatTTCCGTTTAGTTTGTCAGGGTATTCATTTTACGCAATACGTATTGTAAATGTAGGTCTTACATTTTTGGATTTTAAATTtgagaaaaatattttatgCAATGACGATTGGGGTAGGGGGTGGGTTGATATAAGGCGCatgtattgtttattgtattacCGATCTGTTAAACAGTGAATAACCTTTCTTTCATTTATAGGCTAAGGATTGTTTAATACGATCTAATATTAGTTGGTGGATTAGCACAGTGTCAATTATTGGTGCTTAATATTTCAATGGTgcttaaaatttaaatgtcTTCTTACCACGGTAAATATGTACCCACTAAATAGCTGTGCTTTCATACGCATtgatgttatataataattggATTTATTTAGGTCTGATGACGTTATTATCTCATAGAATTAAATGTTGAAAGTTAGCAGATAATAATTAAtctttaagtaggcctatgtcatCCCGATCTAAAGCGTGGCTCCCACTagcaacgtaagaaaattccCTTCCAAAAATGTGTGTTTTCCCTCGCCTCTTATAAGATCCAGTCCGCCTGTTTCCGTAAGTAGTATTCGGTACGCAACATACCACAGCCGTCCGATTTTGTCCGTTCACGGAACCGGGCCCGGACTTGGTATacacaatattacaattttaaaagcaTCGAACACGTTGAGAGTGAAATGAGTATATCAACTATCTTGAACATATGAAAGCTTAGTTATCTAATTACAGGACGTAAATctgcataattattatattgtgaaTCTCAGCTCCGTTATAACGGCTTTTTTTTTAACGATATTTacgatatatatttataatcttTTAAGTTTATGATATGCAATTTTTCTTTTCTATATTAATACACCATTTTATGCAATTAAGATAACACAGAAATATAAatagtttaataattaatttaattatcacaATTAAAGCATAGcagttgtaaatattttgttgtgACGTCATTGCTGCAAGTTGTAATTAAAGTGTTTTGCTGATGTATGAGTATATAATATTCGTCAAATTGGCATAATAAATCCtattgttataggcctactttgttgTTAA
This genomic stretch from Antedon mediterranea chromosome 11, ecAntMedi1.1, whole genome shotgun sequence harbors:
- the LOC140062130 gene encoding COP9 signalosome complex subunit 2 — translated: MSDMDDDFMCEEVDYDLEYSEESNSEPDVDLENQYYNSKALKEDDPRVALDSFQKVLDLEEEKGDWGFKALKQMIKINFKLGNYEEMMGRYKQLLKYIKSAVTRNYSEKSINSILDYISTSKNMELLQEFYETTLGALRDAKNDRLWFKTNTKLGKLYYDREEFTKLSKILKQLHQSCKTDDGSDDLKKGTQLLEIYALEIQMYTAQKNNKKLKALYEQSLQIKSAIPHPLIMGVIRECGGKMHLRECEYERAHTDFFEAFKNYDESGSPRRTTCLKYLVLANMLMKSDINPFESQEAKPYKNDPEILAMTNLVSSYQNNDISEFEKILKTNRQTIMDDPFIREHIEDLLRNIRTQVLMQLIKPYTRIHIPFISRELNVDVAEVESLLVQCILDNTIEGRIDQVNQLLELDRNAQDMARFQAIDRLATQLNSLQLAVGNKMA
- the LOC140062359 gene encoding ciliary microtubule associated protein 1A-like produces the protein MSEEKEKQSPVIAARERGPGPGRYALPSTCGYTKHDCTKHMKPSYSFGKRLNNAMFKEDSSPGPGYSINPSVTRHGKDGTPSYSILGRQRDPNTFITPSPYAYSPQKCHPQGEKYAPVFSMAARTRYRKRDQCPAANNYSLPPLHGSKVPNKQSSSSYSMTGRSKVGGYLEDLAKTPGPGRYNAINPNSVHVKKPSYSMLGRHDSVGDGTQKPGPGAHSPEKVSGTRRKYPSYSLGIRHSEFVCPLIIDVTD